The following coding sequences are from one Sphaeramia orbicularis chromosome 11, fSphaOr1.1, whole genome shotgun sequence window:
- the sacm1la gene encoding phosphatidylinositol-3-phosphatase SAC1-A, with protein sequence MATAYERYNLHTTPEKFFIEACDEGADAVLAIDRVSNEMTLTGKKDVPPSAVTRPICGIMGTIRLVAGMYLIVITRKRNVGSLLGHAVWKAVDFDVISYKKTVLHLSEIQSQENKTFLSMINNVLTTDGFYFCTDFDLTHTLQRLANTSPDFQEMTLLERADQRFVWNWNLLRELAAQPELHRFALPVVHGFIVMKPCRINGKIFEWILISRRSCFRAGVRYYVRGIDSEGHAANFVETEQIVLYEGAKASFVQTRGSMPFYWSQRPNLKYKPKPIISKTTNHMDGFQRHFDSQVLIYGKQTILNLVNQKGSEKPLEQVFAKMASSMSNGLLNYIAFDFHKECSHMRWDRLQILVDAVAETQDEYGYFMVNSDGKIVAQEKGVFRSNCMDCLDRTNVIQSLLARRSLQSQLQRLGVLNVGQRIDEQAEFEKIYKNAWADNANACAVQYAGTGALKTDFTRTGKRTQWGLLMDGWNSMIRYYKNNFSDGFRQDSIDLFLGNFAVDESDGPTPLRVQKDWKFLTLPIIMLVAFSMCIVCLLMAGDTWTETLAYVMFWGAASAITAAIIMFNGQDFVDAPKLVHKEKMD encoded by the exons ATGGCGACTGCCTACGAGAGATACAATTT GCACACAACTCCTGAGAAGTTCTTCATCGAGGCCTGTGATGAGGGGGCTGATGCTGTGCTGGCAATTGACAGGGTCTCTAATGAGATGACCCTCACAG GAAAGAAGGATGTACCTCCCTCCGCAGTCACCAGGCCAATCTGTGGCATCATGGGAACCATTCGCTTAGTAGCAG GGATGTACCTGATCGTCATCACCAGGAAGAGGAATGTAGGCAGCCTGCTGGGCCATGCTGTGTGGAAGGCTGTGGATTTTGATGTCATCTCTTATAAGAAGACAGTTCTGCATCTCTcagagattcag TCTCAGGAGAATAAGACCTTCCTGTCCATGATTAACAACGTGCTGACTACAGATGGCTTCTACTTTTGCACTGACTTCGACCTGACACACACCCTGCAGCGTCTGGCCAACACCAGCCCTGACTTCCAGGAGATGACCCTGCTGGAGAGG gctGATCAGAGGTTTGTGTGGAACTGGAACCTCCTGAGAGAATTAGCAGCACAACCGGAG CTCCACAGGTTTGCGCTGCCTGTAGTCCATGGAT TCATTGTCATGAAACCATGTCGCATAAACGGCAAGATCTTTGAGTGGATCCTCATATCCAGGAGGAGCTGCTTCCGAGCCGGAGTCAGATACTACGTTAGAG GCATCGATTCTGAAGGCCACGCTGCAAACTTTGTTGAGACTGAGCAAATAGTTTTGTATGAAGGAGCAAAGGCCTCATTTGTACAG ACACGAGGTTCGATGCCCTTTTACTGGAGCCAGAGGCCTAACCTCAAATACAAACCCAAACCCATCATCAGCAAAACCACCAATCAC ATGGATGGTTTCCAGAGACATTTTGACTCTCAGGTCCTTATATACGGAAAACAAACGATCTTGAACCTG GTGAATCAGAAAGGCTCAGAGAAGCCTTTAGAACAAGTTTTTGCCAAGATGGCGTCCAGTATGAGTAATGGTTTGCTCAA TTACATAGCCTTTGACTTCCACAAAGAGTGCAGCCACATGAGATGGGACCGTTTGCAGATCTTGGTGGATGCTGTTGCAGAGACACAGGATGAATACGG ATACTTTATGGTAAACTCAGACGGGAAGATAGTGGCCCAGGAGAAAGGAGTTTTCCGTAGTAACTGCATGGATTGTCTGGACAGGACCAACGTCATTCAGAGCCTGTTGGCCCGACGCTCCCTGCAGTCACAGCTTCAG AGGCTGGGTGTCCTGAATGTGGGCCAGCGGATTGACGAGCAGGCGGAGTTTGAGAAAATCTACAAGAATG CATGGGCTGACAATGCCAATGCATGCGCTGTACAGTATGCAGGGACCGGGGCCTTGAAAACAGACTTTACAAG GACTGGGAAGAGGACCCAGTGGGGCCTGCTGATGGATGGGTGGAACTCCATGATACGTTACTACAAAAACAACTTCTCTGATGGTTTCAGACAA GACTCCATTGATCTGTTCTTGGGTAACTTTGCTGTGGATGAGTCAGACGGGCCGACCCCTCTTCGTGTGCAAAAAGACTGGAAGTTCCTCACG CTGCCCATCATCATGCTGGTGGCATTTTCCATGTGCATTGTCTGTCTTCTCATGGCTG GCGACACGTGGACAGAGACCCTGGCTTATGTGATGTTCTGGGGGGCTGCTAGCGCCATCACAGCAGCTATCATCATGTTTAACGGTCAAGACTTTGTGGACGCCCCCAAACTGGTTCATAAGGAAAAGATGGACTGA